TGACCACGCGGTACCCCGAGGGACTCGCCCGTGCGCTGGAGAAGCTCCAGGCGTACGGCCGACCGACCCGGTCGCAGAACTCCTCGATGGCGCACCTGTGGATCGCGGACCCGATGCGACCGGGCGTGATGGACCGGTTGTTCTCCACGCACCCGCCGCTGCCCGACCGGGTCGCGCGACTCCGGGGGAGCCTCGACCGGTTCTGACGGGCGCTGCCGCCGTCGCCGTCGCTGCGATGCCGGTGCCGAGACGCCGGTGTCCACACGAGACGGACTCGTGCCGGCGAGACGCCCTCGGAATCCGCGGCGTCTCGACGACGATGCGGCGTCTCGACGACGATGCGGCGTCTCGACGACGAAGCGGCGTCTCGACGACGATGAGGCGTCTCGACGACGAAGCGGCGTCGCCACGACACGGCGGCGTCTCGCGGGCCGTGCACGACCGGCGCAACGCAGCGGCGGGTGACGGGACCTCGACCCGAGCCGGACGGGCGGGGCGGACGGGCGCCGTGCCTCCCGGCCGCTGGTCACACGACCGTGTCGTCTTCGGGAGCCGGAGCATCGGCGTCGTCCGCCGCCTCGTGCGGGACGAGCGCGACCCCGAGCGCCGCGGCCACCGCACCCGCGGCGGTGCCGCGATCCGTGACCTCGATGCCGTCGAGGCCCTGCCACGCCGCCGCCCGCCGCAGCGTCTCGGCGAGGCGCTCCGCGTCGAGGTGCTCGCCGGGCTCCTGCCAGGCAGTCCGGACCCGGAGCACGCCGCGCTGCCGATCGCTCTTCAGGTCGACGCGTCCGGTCAGCCGGTCGTCCTGCAGCACCGGCAGCACGTAGTAGCCGTACACACGCTTCGGTGCCGGCGTGTAGATCTCGATGCGGTAGTGGAAGTCGTACATGCGCTCCGCGCGACGCCGGAACCACACGACGGGGTCGAACGGGCTGAGCACCGCGTCGGCGGCGACGTGGCGTGGGACCCTGGCATCGACGTGCAGCCAGGCACGGTCCCGCCAGCCCGCCACCCGCGCCGGCACGAGTTCGCCGCGCTCCTCGAGCTCCGTGATCGCGGCGGCGGTGTCGTCCGCACGCAGGCGGAAGTAGTCGGCGAGGTCCGCGCGGGTCCCGACGCCGGACGCGCGCGCGGCACGCCGGACCAGCTCCGTGACGGCCGTGTGGCGGTCGGGCGCGGCCTCGAGCGTCCCCACCGGCAGCACCTGGTCGGGCAGGGCGTAGACACGCTCGAACCCGGCGCGTCCGGCGCTCACGACCTCGCCCCAGCGGAACATCTGCTCGAGCCCCGCCTTCACGTCGCTCCACCCCCACCACGGCCCGCGTCGGACGTTCGCCTCGTGCTCGACCGCGCTGGCGGGCAGGGGCCCCTCGGCGGCGAGCAGTGCGCGGAGCTCCCGGCGGACGCTCGCGGTCCGTTCCACGCCGGCGATCCGGTTCGGTCGGGCGTCGCGTTCGCGGTACGCGTCCATCCGCCACCGGAAGAGCGGGAGGTCCGTCCGCGGCAGGAACGCCGCCTCGTGCGCCCAGTACTCCGCGTAGGGGCCGGAGCGCCGCATGGTGAGCCGGTCCAACGTGTCCCGGTCGTAGGGACCGAGGCGGGCGAAGAGGGGCAGGTAGTGGCTGCGTTCGAAGACGTTGACCGAGTCGATCTGCAGCAACCCGAGCCGGCCGATCGTGCTGGTCAGGGTGCGGGTGCCCACCGCGTCGCGCGGGGGTGCGCCGAAGCCCTGGGCCGCCAGCGTGACGCGGCGGGCCTCGGCGGCGGAGAGCGTGGACCGGACCATGGCACGACGCTACCGATCGGCGCCGACACCGGGGTCGCGCCGACGTATGCCGCATCTGGAACACACACCGGCACGCGTCGGTACACTCACCGCATGGCCTGGGGAAAGAAGACGCATCCGGATCCCGTCGTCGAACAGGTCGTGCCGACGGGCATGCGGATCGCGGGCGCGTGGTCGTGGCGCGTGCTGGTGGTCGTCGGCGTGGTCGCGGTCTTCATCTACCTCGTGACGCTGTTCAGCGAGGTGCTCATCCCGTTCCTCATCGGGATCGTCGTCGCCGCCCTGCTCGTGCCGCTGTCGAACTGGATGCAGCGCCACCACGTGCCGAAGTGGATCGCCGTCGTGGTCAGCCTCGTCGGTGGCCTCGCGGCCGTCGGCGGACTCATCTGGCTCGTCGTCGACCAGATCGCGGCGGCCTACCCCTCGCTCCGCGACCGGACGCTCTCGCAGTACGACAACATCCGCGAGTTCGTCCTCAGCTCCGGTCTGGGCATCAGCCAGTCCGACCTCAACAACTACCTCAACCAGGCGACCGACTGGCTGTCGAGCAACTCCGGCTCGATCCTGTCCGGGGTCGCGAGCGCGGGATCGTCGCTGACGCACCTGCTCACCGGCTTGTTCGTGGTCATCTTCACGGTGATCTTCCTGCTCATCGACGGCAAGAACGTGTGGCGCTGGACCGTCCGGCTGTTCCCGAAGAACGCCCGCGCCGCGATCGACGGCGCCGGGGTCGCCGGGTGGACCACCCTGACGAGCTTCATCCGCGTGCAGATCTTCGTCGCGTTCGTCGACGCCGTCGGCATCGGCATCGGTGCCGCCGCGCTGCAGCTGCCGCTCGTCATCCCGATCGCCGTGTTCGTGTTCCTCGGCGCGTTCATCCCGGTCGTCGGCGCCATCGTCACGGGCTTCCTCGCCGTCTTCATCGCCCTGATCTTCAACGGCTGGGTCGCGGCGCTCGTCATGCTCGGCGTGATCCTCGTCGTGCAGCAGGTCGAGGGGCACATCCTGCAGCCGCTCGTCATGGGCAGCGCGGTCAAGGTGCACCCGCTCGCCGTCGTCCTCGGCGTCACCGCGGCGTCCGGGCTGGCCGGCATCGCCGGAGCCTTCTTCGCGGTGCCGCTGATCGCGACCGTGAACTCGATGGTGACGACGATCGCGAGCGGCCGGTGGAAGGGGCTCGACTCCGACCACGTGCTCGAGGCGAAGCAGCGCGACCACCACGCGAGCGTCGAGGCGAAGAAGCGCCGTCGCTGGCGGAAGCGCCACCCCGACGGCGTCCCGGCCCCGGGCAGCGACGAACAGCCCACCGCCGCGAAGGGGACCGCGGGCTGAGCGGGCGTTCACCGACGGACCGTCACGAGTTCGCCGTGACGGCTCCGACGGACGATGATGGGTCCGTGACCGACACCTCCGCGCCCCAGCAGCAGACCGACGCGTTCCCGACGCTGGCGGACATCGAGGCCGCTCGGCAGACCATCGCGGGCGTCGCACGCGTCACGCCGATGGAGACGTCGCAGTTCCTCGCGGAGCTGCTCGGCTCGCCGGTGCACCTGAAGTGCGAGAACCTGCAGCGCACGGGCGCGTACAAGGTGCGCGGTGCCTACAACCGCCTCGCTGCCCTCAGCCCCGAGCAGCGAGCGGCGGGTGTCGTCGCCGCGAGCGCCGGCAACCACGCGCAGGGAGTTGCCCTGGCCGCTCGGGAGCTCGGCATCCCGGCCACGATCTTCACCCCGGTGGGCGTCGCGCTGCCGAAGCTCCAGGCGACGCGGCACTACGGCGCCGAGGTCGTGCTGCGGGGTCACTCGGTGGAGGAAGCGCTGAGCGCCGCGAAGGACTTCGCCGCCCACACCGGTGCGGTGTTCATCCCGCCCTTCGACCACCCGGACGTCATCGCGGGCCAGGGCACGCTGGGCCTCGAGATCATCGACCAGGTGCCCGACGTCGACACGGTGGTCGTGCCGATCGGTGGCGGCGGGGTCATCTCCGGCATCGCGCTCGCGGTGAAGGGCATGTCCGAGCGCCTCGGTCGTCCGATCCGGGTGATCGGCGTGCAGGCGGAGAACGCCGCGGCGTACCCGTCGTCGATCACCGCGGGAGCACCGGTGACGATCACGACGAAGCCGACGATCTCGGACGGCATCGCGGTCGCCCGACCGGGCGACCTGAACTTCCCGATCATCCGCGACCTCGTCGACGAGATCGTGACCGTCTCGGACGACGACACTGCCCGTGCCCTGCTGGTGCTGCTCGAGCGCGCGAAGCTCGTGGTCGAGGCCGCCGGCGCCGTCGGCGTCGCGGCGATCATGTCCGGCGCCGTCCGCGACACCGGCCGCACCGTCGTGCTGCTGAGCGGTGGGAACATCGACCCGCTCATGATGGAGCGCATCATCACCCGCGGTCTCGTCGCGGCGTCGCGCTACATCGGCATCCGGATCATGCTGCCCGACCGCCCCGGGCAGCTCGCCCGCGTCGCCCAGGTCATCTCGGACGCCGGCGCCAACGTGGTCGAGGTGCTGCACACCCGGCACGGGCAGGGCCTGGTGATCAACGAGGTGGCCCTGGACCTGTCGATCGAGGCACGCGGCCCCGAGCACGCGCAGGAGGTCATCCAGCGCCTGCACGAGGTCGGCTTCCGCCCGGAGCTGCTCGAGAACTGACCCCGCCGCGCTAGCTGCACGCGTCGGTGTCAGCGGTGCGCACGGGACGGCCGCGCAGGCGTCAGGGTCGCGTGAGCGACACCGCGGACGGCCGGGAGGCGCGTGGAGCTCCCGTCATTCCCCTCACGTCGATCCTGCCCTCGCTCCGCGCCGTGGTCGCGCACCGACCGGCGCCGAGAGTCCAGTCGGCCCCCGCGCAACCAGGAGCAGCTCGCACCACGTGGTTCCGTGGTGCGAGCTGCTCCTCGTTGTGCACTGGCACGTCGCGCCGCGGGCCGGCCCGCCGCGCGCTCTGCGCCGCCCGCCCCGGCACGTCGCGCCGCCCGCCGCGGGCCGTCGCACCGGGCGCGCTGCGGCGCCGGGCGCCTACGGCTCGTAGCGCTCGACCTTCGTCACCTTGGCGCTGATCTCCTTGCCGTTCGGCGCGGTGTAGGTCGTCTCGTCGCCCGCGCGCAGCCCGAGGATCGCGGCACCGACCGGGCTCACCGGGCTGTACACGGTCAGGTCGGACCCCTCGGCCACGATCTCGCGGTTGCCCACGAGGAAGGTCGACTCGTCGCCGGCGATGACCGCCGTGACGACGGTGCCCGGCTCGACGGTGCCGTCGAAGTCGGCCTCGCCCACGGTGGCGTGCTTGAGCAGCTCGGTGAGCTGCCGGATGCGGGCCTCGATCTTGCCCTGCTCGTCCTTCGCGGCGTGGTAGCCGCCGTTCTCCTTGAGGTCGCCCTCTTCACGCGCCGCCTCGATGCGGTCCGCGATCTCCTTGCGGGCCGGGCCCGACAGCTGTTCGAGCTCGGCCGTGAGACGGTCGTGCGCCTCCTGGGTCAGCCAGGTGGTCTGCGTGTCGTTGCTCATCGGTCTCCCTTTCG
The sequence above is drawn from the Curtobacterium sp. MR_MD2014 genome and encodes:
- a CDS encoding winged helix-turn-helix domain-containing protein — protein: MVRSTLSAAEARRVTLAAQGFGAPPRDAVGTRTLTSTIGRLGLLQIDSVNVFERSHYLPLFARLGPYDRDTLDRLTMRRSGPYAEYWAHEAAFLPRTDLPLFRWRMDAYRERDARPNRIAGVERTASVRRELRALLAAEGPLPASAVEHEANVRRGPWWGWSDVKAGLEQMFRWGEVVSAGRAGFERVYALPDQVLPVGTLEAAPDRHTAVTELVRRAARASGVGTRADLADYFRLRADDTAAAITELEERGELVPARVAGWRDRAWLHVDARVPRHVAADAVLSPFDPVVWFRRRAERMYDFHYRIEIYTPAPKRVYGYYVLPVLQDDRLTGRVDLKSDRQRGVLRVRTAWQEPGEHLDAERLAETLRRAAAWQGLDGIEVTDRGTAAGAVAAALGVALVPHEAADDADAPAPEDDTVV
- a CDS encoding AI-2E family transporter, which gives rise to MAWGKKTHPDPVVEQVVPTGMRIAGAWSWRVLVVVGVVAVFIYLVTLFSEVLIPFLIGIVVAALLVPLSNWMQRHHVPKWIAVVVSLVGGLAAVGGLIWLVVDQIAAAYPSLRDRTLSQYDNIREFVLSSGLGISQSDLNNYLNQATDWLSSNSGSILSGVASAGSSLTHLLTGLFVVIFTVIFLLIDGKNVWRWTVRLFPKNARAAIDGAGVAGWTTLTSFIRVQIFVAFVDAVGIGIGAAALQLPLVIPIAVFVFLGAFIPVVGAIVTGFLAVFIALIFNGWVAALVMLGVILVVQQVEGHILQPLVMGSAVKVHPLAVVLGVTAASGLAGIAGAFFAVPLIATVNSMVTTIASGRWKGLDSDHVLEAKQRDHHASVEAKKRRRWRKRHPDGVPAPGSDEQPTAAKGTAG
- the greA gene encoding transcription elongation factor GreA codes for the protein MSNDTQTTWLTQEAHDRLTAELEQLSGPARKEIADRIEAAREEGDLKENGGYHAAKDEQGKIEARIRQLTELLKHATVGEADFDGTVEPGTVVTAVIAGDESTFLVGNREIVAEGSDLTVYSPVSPVGAAILGLRAGDETTYTAPNGKEISAKVTKVERYEP
- the ilvA gene encoding threonine ammonia-lyase; amino-acid sequence: MTDTSAPQQQTDAFPTLADIEAARQTIAGVARVTPMETSQFLAELLGSPVHLKCENLQRTGAYKVRGAYNRLAALSPEQRAAGVVAASAGNHAQGVALAARELGIPATIFTPVGVALPKLQATRHYGAEVVLRGHSVEEALSAAKDFAAHTGAVFIPPFDHPDVIAGQGTLGLEIIDQVPDVDTVVVPIGGGGVISGIALAVKGMSERLGRPIRVIGVQAENAAAYPSSITAGAPVTITTKPTISDGIAVARPGDLNFPIIRDLVDEIVTVSDDDTARALLVLLERAKLVVEAAGAVGVAAIMSGAVRDTGRTVVLLSGGNIDPLMMERIITRGLVAASRYIGIRIMLPDRPGQLARVAQVISDAGANVVEVLHTRHGQGLVINEVALDLSIEARGPEHAQEVIQRLHEVGFRPELLEN